The proteins below come from a single Treponema phagedenis genomic window:
- a CDS encoding LysM peptidoglycan-binding domain-containing protein, protein MKKIFLFLSLVSVLGITSLFAISYDDNEYSRKSRAYTQLAEKAYDAGEYDTAIEYSQLAENFAQESAEYIKRMMARNEAEDAMNKARTRYAWAKQQKADKNYPTEYLIAGEAIKAGGIAFDNKNYDVAVTCAEKALESLKTVEPEDKVIAKAAADKAAAEKAAKEKAAREKAAKDKAAKEKAAKDKAAKEKAAKDKAAKEKAAKDKAAKEKAAKEKAAREMAAKEKAAKDKAAKEEAARKAAEEAAARKAAEEEAARIAAEEEAARKAAEEEAARKAAEEALYNEKGEKVLPSEYKVLTWKLDRECFWNIAKNPAVYNDPFMWRKLYEANKDKIPESNNPDWVEPETILVIPSIRGERREGLYDPDVKYQALPKR, encoded by the coding sequence ATGAAAAAGATTTTTTTATTCCTTTCACTCGTATCCGTTTTAGGAATTACCTCTTTATTTGCAATTTCCTATGATGATAATGAGTATTCAAGAAAAAGCCGCGCGTATACGCAATTAGCGGAAAAAGCATATGATGCCGGAGAGTATGATACCGCAATAGAATATTCTCAACTTGCGGAGAATTTTGCGCAAGAATCCGCAGAATATATCAAAAGAATGATGGCGAGAAATGAAGCGGAAGACGCGATGAATAAGGCAAGAACCCGCTATGCATGGGCAAAGCAGCAAAAAGCCGATAAAAACTATCCGACCGAATACCTTATTGCCGGAGAAGCAATTAAAGCGGGCGGAATAGCTTTTGACAATAAAAACTATGATGTTGCGGTTACCTGTGCGGAAAAAGCTTTGGAGTCACTGAAAACAGTAGAACCAGAAGATAAAGTTATAGCCAAAGCAGCTGCTGACAAAGCGGCAGCGGAAAAAGCCGCTAAAGAAAAGGCAGCAAGAGAAAAGGCAGCCAAAGACAAAGCCGCTAAGGAAAAGGCAGCCAAAGACAAAGCCGCTAAGGAAAAGGCAGCCAAAGACAAAGCCGCTAAGGAAAAGGCAGCCAAAGACAAAGCCGCTAAGGAAAAGGCAGCCAAAGAAAAAGCGGCACGCGAAATGGCGGCAAAGGAAAAAGCCGCTAAAGATAAGGCAGCTAAAGAAGAAGCGGCACGAAAAGCTGCTGAAGAAGCAGCCGCAAGAAAAGCTGCTGAAGAGGAAGCTGCAAGAATTGCCGCTGAAGAGGAAGCCGCTCGTAAGGCTGCCGAAGAGGAAGCTGCACGAAAAGCCGCCGAAGAAGCTTTGTACAACGAAAAGGGCGAAAAAGTTCTTCCCTCGGAATACAAAGTGCTTACTTGGAAATTGGATAGAGAGTGTTTCTGGAATATTGCAAAGAATCCTGCCGTATACAATGATCCCTTTATGTGGAGAAAACTGTATGAAGCAAATAAGGACAAGATCCCTGAATCAAATAATCCCGACTGGGTTGAGCCGGAAACCATCTTGGTAATTCCGAGCATCCGCGGTGAAAGACGTGAAGGTCTCTATGACCCCGATGTAAAATATCAGGCACTTCCCAAACGATAA
- a CDS encoding peptidase U32 family protein, translating into MAELLAPAGNPEALDAAIAEGADAVYLGLKSFNARMRSSNFAWSQFEAAIEALHKRNKKIYVTVNTVVTESETERLYRFLKYLNTVRPDGLIVQDLGLMQMVHTYFPQLKIHASTQMNIASAKSANALSKWGVSRVVLARELTAREIADVHLHTSCELEVFVHGALCVSESGLCMFSSYLGGKSANRGMCTQACRRLYSAHTPEGDEQGYFFSPSDLQLIEHIPQLVQAGVASFKIEGRMKSAEYVGAVVSAYRYVLDNWQKDERAAVETAKRILANDFARSKTTFWIDGAKADEVLNPHQAGGTGIYLGRIAELRQDALPLTAADGTSIPMHSAALKGASYTPLVGDSIRLHKKDDTGRESFKIQEIKEEGGKTWIQIPAQFGKGDSVYLLQTKAMTKRYPQVLPKNLGDYRRQPADEKLPAFSLAAENPAFQQESKPETGKSLRQTEKDAGARKKRSLAKKSTDVFPEGFYVQVSSMRDVHAILADKPVRIIINLNEDTWQGFKEAETGKPLPFVKSEIFIALDPFLPQAQEAELQAQLEYFIENGYRNFVVNNPGHITLLKNKNVQLIAGPYLYVFNRYAAAWLQENGIYAFIPPIENAQENLESCFAPAVRHQVLQTVFSYPALFRMRFTLPKSYNFLYFSDKQEQTFRAFSTPSASFVLPEKPFAITDRIAGLRKKGFSRFLIDFSHTSIERANYRTIMQSCRAGNALPDVSRFNWKEGFYDPQKVEELKKLGERTKKEQQQQRTDCRSASKHRNKAPASAQTSFKRREFSKKGGKKR; encoded by the coding sequence ATGGCAGAGTTATTGGCTCCGGCAGGAAATCCGGAGGCACTTGATGCGGCGATAGCGGAAGGAGCGGATGCGGTTTATTTGGGTTTGAAGAGTTTTAATGCGCGGATGCGTTCTTCCAATTTTGCCTGGTCGCAGTTTGAGGCGGCGATTGAGGCGCTGCATAAGCGTAATAAGAAAATCTATGTTACCGTGAACACGGTAGTAACCGAGTCCGAAACCGAGCGTTTGTATCGATTTTTAAAATATTTGAATACGGTCAGGCCGGACGGTTTGATTGTGCAGGATTTGGGCCTAATGCAAATGGTGCACACTTATTTTCCACAGCTTAAAATACATGCTTCCACGCAAATGAATATCGCAAGTGCAAAGTCGGCGAATGCGCTCAGTAAATGGGGCGTTTCGCGGGTTGTCTTGGCGCGGGAACTAACCGCACGGGAGATTGCGGATGTCCATCTGCATACGTCCTGCGAGCTTGAGGTTTTTGTCCACGGCGCGCTTTGCGTAAGTGAGTCGGGGCTTTGCATGTTTTCAAGTTATTTGGGCGGGAAGTCCGCAAATCGGGGCATGTGTACGCAAGCCTGCCGCCGATTGTATTCGGCACACACTCCCGAAGGAGATGAGCAGGGCTATTTTTTCTCGCCATCTGATTTACAGCTTATTGAGCATATTCCGCAGCTGGTGCAAGCGGGAGTAGCCTCATTTAAAATTGAGGGGCGAATGAAGAGTGCCGAATATGTGGGCGCAGTGGTTTCCGCGTACCGTTATGTGCTTGATAACTGGCAAAAAGATGAACGGGCGGCGGTAGAAACCGCAAAACGTATTTTGGCAAATGATTTTGCGCGGTCAAAGACTACCTTTTGGATTGACGGCGCAAAGGCGGATGAGGTGCTCAATCCGCATCAGGCGGGAGGAACGGGTATTTATCTTGGGCGTATTGCCGAGCTGCGTCAGGATGCGCTGCCCTTGACCGCCGCTGACGGCACATCCATACCGATGCACTCGGCAGCGCTGAAAGGCGCCTCTTATACGCCGCTTGTTGGGGACTCAATCCGTTTACACAAAAAAGACGATACCGGACGGGAAAGTTTTAAAATACAGGAGATCAAAGAAGAGGGCGGTAAAACATGGATTCAAATTCCGGCGCAGTTCGGAAAAGGCGATTCGGTGTATTTATTGCAAACCAAGGCAATGACAAAAAGGTATCCGCAGGTATTGCCAAAAAACTTGGGCGATTACCGCAGACAGCCCGCTGATGAAAAACTCCCCGCCTTTTCGCTTGCCGCGGAAAATCCTGCTTTTCAACAAGAGTCAAAACCCGAGACGGGAAAGTCGCTGCGGCAAACCGAAAAGGACGCCGGCGCGCGAAAAAAAAGAAGCCTTGCAAAAAAAAGCACCGATGTTTTTCCCGAAGGCTTTTATGTGCAAGTTTCTTCCATGCGGGATGTGCATGCGATTTTGGCGGATAAGCCGGTACGCATTATCATCAATTTAAATGAAGATACGTGGCAAGGCTTTAAGGAGGCGGAAACGGGAAAGCCTTTGCCCTTTGTAAAATCAGAGATATTCATTGCGCTTGACCCGTTTTTGCCCCAAGCGCAGGAAGCGGAATTACAGGCGCAGCTTGAGTATTTTATCGAAAACGGATATCGGAACTTTGTGGTGAATAATCCGGGGCATATAACCTTGCTGAAAAATAAGAATGTGCAGCTTATCGCAGGCCCTTATTTGTACGTGTTCAATCGCTATGCGGCGGCATGGCTGCAAGAGAACGGAATCTATGCGTTTATTCCCCCGATTGAAAATGCGCAGGAAAATCTTGAGTCCTGTTTTGCGCCTGCCGTTCGCCATCAGGTATTGCAGACGGTTTTCTCGTATCCGGCGCTTTTCAGAATGCGGTTTACCTTACCGAAAAGCTATAATTTTCTGTATTTTTCCGACAAGCAGGAGCAAACATTCAGAGCCTTTTCAACCCCGTCCGCTTCCTTTGTGCTGCCGGAAAAGCCATTCGCAATCACCGACAGAATTGCCGGCTTGCGGAAAAAAGGTTTCAGCCGCTTTTTAATTGATTTTTCTCATACTTCAATAGAGCGGGCAAATTATCGCACGATTATGCAAAGCTGCAGAGCGGGAAATGCGCTTCCGGATGTTTCCCGTTTTAACTGGAAAGAAGGCTTTTATGATCCGCAAAAAGTTGAAGAACTCAAAAAACTCGGGGAGCGCACCAAAAAAGAACAGCAACAACAGCGCACCGACTGCCGCTCCGCAAGCAAACACCGAAACAAGGCACCGGCATCCGCTCAAACCTCCTTCAAACGAAGAGAGTTTTCAAAAAAAGGCGGGAAGAAACGGTAG
- a CDS encoding alanine--tRNA ligase — translation MKMQITADELRRKYIDFFKSKGHVEISGKSLIPDNDPTVLFTTAGMHPLVPYLMGEPHPSGTRLTNYQKCIRTGDIDEVGDAAHLTFFEMLGNWSLGDYFKKEAIEYSFEFLTDKKYLGIPIDLLSVTVFAGDEQVPKDTESAETWQRLGISKERIYFLPRKDNWWGPAGETGPCGPDTEMFIDTGKDACGADCKPGCHCGKYIEIWNDVFMQYHKNKDGSYSELTRHCVDTGMGIERTVAMLQGKKSVYETEIFTPLIQTVERLSGKTYGQNEADAISIRIICDHVRAATFILSDPKSVAPSNVGAGYVLRRIIRRAVRHGKKLGIEGCFLSTPAKVVIGQYTGAYPELQEKETEIYASLEAEEKKFLETLKKGEAEYEKMLPNLLKNPKKIIPGRLAFKLYDTYGFPIELTEELARESGLQVNREEFDEAFKKHQELSRAGSEQIFKSGLADHSEQTTAYHTATHLLHKALRMVLGDHVEQKGSNITAERLRFDFSHPKPMTPEEKAEVERIVNEQIQADLPVSFEVMSLDEAKKSGAMALFGEKYEDSVKVYSIGSFSKEVCGGPHVEHTGQLGHFVIKKEQSSSAGVRRIRAELEK, via the coding sequence ATGAAAATGCAAATTACAGCAGATGAGCTGCGCAGAAAGTATATTGATTTTTTTAAGAGCAAAGGACATGTCGAAATATCCGGCAAGTCTTTAATTCCCGATAATGATCCGACCGTTTTGTTTACTACGGCGGGTATGCATCCGCTGGTGCCATACCTGATGGGCGAGCCGCATCCTTCGGGAACTCGTCTAACCAATTATCAAAAATGTATCCGCACCGGCGATATCGATGAGGTTGGAGATGCCGCCCATTTAACCTTTTTTGAAATGCTCGGCAACTGGTCCCTCGGCGATTATTTTAAGAAAGAAGCAATTGAATATAGTTTTGAATTTCTAACCGATAAAAAATATCTGGGCATTCCGATTGACCTGCTTTCCGTTACGGTTTTTGCCGGTGATGAACAGGTGCCGAAAGACACCGAATCCGCGGAAACCTGGCAGCGGCTCGGTATCTCTAAAGAACGAATTTACTTTTTGCCGCGTAAGGATAACTGGTGGGGGCCTGCAGGCGAAACGGGACCTTGCGGACCGGACACCGAAATGTTTATTGATACGGGAAAAGATGCTTGCGGTGCCGATTGTAAGCCCGGCTGCCATTGCGGCAAATACATAGAAATATGGAATGATGTTTTTATGCAGTATCATAAAAACAAAGACGGCAGTTATTCAGAGCTTACCCGCCATTGCGTGGATACCGGCATGGGCATAGAGCGTACGGTTGCAATGTTGCAAGGAAAAAAATCCGTATACGAAACCGAGATATTCACGCCGCTTATACAAACAGTTGAGCGCTTATCCGGAAAGACCTACGGACAGAATGAGGCGGATGCTATTTCCATCAGAATTATTTGCGATCATGTGCGAGCCGCAACCTTTATTTTAAGTGATCCCAAAAGCGTTGCCCCTTCCAATGTCGGCGCAGGCTACGTACTGCGAAGAATTATCCGCCGCGCGGTCAGACACGGTAAAAAGCTCGGTATTGAAGGCTGCTTTTTGTCGACTCCCGCTAAGGTAGTTATCGGACAATATACGGGTGCGTATCCCGAGCTGCAAGAAAAAGAAACCGAGATTTATGCAAGTCTTGAAGCCGAAGAAAAGAAATTCCTCGAAACCTTAAAAAAAGGCGAGGCGGAGTATGAAAAAATGCTGCCAAACCTTTTGAAAAACCCGAAAAAGATTATTCCCGGACGGCTTGCCTTTAAGCTGTACGATACCTACGGCTTTCCGATAGAGCTTACCGAAGAACTTGCACGGGAATCCGGGTTACAGGTGAACAGGGAAGAGTTTGACGAAGCGTTCAAAAAACATCAGGAGCTTTCCCGCGCGGGAAGCGAGCAGATTTTTAAGAGCGGGCTTGCAGATCATTCCGAACAGACAACCGCCTACCACACGGCAACGCATCTTTTGCACAAAGCGCTTCGCATGGTGCTGGGTGATCATGTTGAACAGAAAGGTTCCAATATTACGGCGGAGCGTTTGCGCTTTGACTTTTCACACCCGAAGCCGATGACCCCCGAAGAAAAGGCGGAGGTGGAACGCATTGTCAATGAGCAAATACAGGCGGATTTGCCGGTGAGCTTTGAAGTAATGTCTTTGGATGAGGCGAAAAAAAGCGGAGCCATGGCTCTTTTCGGTGAAAAATACGAAGATTCAGTGAAGGTTTACTCTATCGGCAGCTTTTCAAAAGAAGTTTGCGGAGGTCCGCACGTGGAGCATACCGGACAACTCGGACACTTTGTTATTAAAAAAGAGCAGTCCTCATCAGCTGGAGTGCGCCGAATTCGGGCTGAATTGGAAAAATAA
- a CDS encoding peptidylprolyl isomerase, with protein MKKIITAVLFFAVFLGFLTAQSALQPIAQISIQTREPITLGQIKSRVTAIEKELGKKLSTADRRRFMDSFIEERLFAQAAIKEGIRITDSEVNQYFNNILSQQMGKLTTEAEFADYIKETEKISLDQLMKKQNGMTLAEYKAFLKTQLSTQRYVMQKKSAEFQKLKGPTDSQIRSYYELNKQIFFRPDTVKLFLVSIPKGTDPNAAKIKAKGFNDQLKKSGKKAMADIKSKGNTPKAGYSAGEIYLAKTSETAKQLGLSMDALLEIFKMDINTVSEVNETPLDYQNFMVLAKDSAKILTLSDVVEPDNTVTLYETIKNMLMMQIQQKALETAITDLAAELKKPENYKMLVSDAELKKLLAW; from the coding sequence ATGAAAAAAATTATTACTGCGGTTCTTTTCTTTGCCGTTTTTCTCGGCTTTCTTACCGCGCAGTCGGCTTTGCAGCCGATTGCTCAAATTTCAATACAAACTCGTGAGCCGATTACTCTCGGTCAAATAAAAAGCAGAGTAACTGCCATCGAAAAAGAGCTTGGCAAAAAACTGAGTACAGCGGATCGGCGTCGATTTATGGATAGCTTTATTGAAGAAAGGCTTTTTGCTCAAGCTGCTATAAAAGAAGGAATCCGAATTACCGATTCCGAAGTTAATCAGTATTTCAATAATATTCTTTCACAACAAATGGGCAAACTGACAACCGAAGCGGAATTCGCCGACTATATTAAAGAAACGGAAAAGATTTCTTTAGATCAGTTAATGAAGAAGCAAAATGGTATGACGCTTGCGGAATATAAGGCTTTTTTAAAAACTCAACTCAGCACACAACGCTATGTTATGCAAAAAAAATCAGCTGAATTTCAAAAACTCAAAGGACCGACAGATAGCCAAATTCGATCATATTACGAGTTGAACAAACAAATTTTCTTTCGTCCCGATACGGTAAAACTCTTTTTGGTTTCTATTCCGAAAGGAACCGATCCGAATGCTGCAAAAATAAAAGCAAAGGGTTTTAATGATCAGCTTAAAAAATCAGGTAAAAAAGCTATGGCGGATATCAAATCTAAAGGAAATACCCCAAAAGCAGGGTATTCTGCCGGAGAAATTTATCTTGCAAAAACATCGGAAACCGCCAAGCAGCTTGGACTCTCTATGGACGCATTGCTTGAGATCTTTAAAATGGATATAAACACTGTTTCAGAAGTAAATGAAACTCCGCTGGATTATCAAAACTTTATGGTATTGGCAAAAGATTCCGCAAAAATCCTTACATTAAGTGATGTTGTTGAGCCTGACAATACGGTTACCTTATATGAAACAATAAAGAACATGTTGATGATGCAAATCCAACAAAAAGCGCTTGAAACGGCAATTACCGATCTTGCTGCAGAGCTTAAAAAGCCGGAAAATTATAAAATGCTTGTAAGCGATGCAGAGTTGAAAAAACTTCTAGCTTGGTAA
- the nusB gene encoding transcription antitermination factor NusB, protein MQIGRRRGRILAFQALFAWDFGQSSPEELVQFEWFETKEPVSEEAFLFPKMLFLGTLEHLEEIDTHIKNNLHNWDFDRLNKADKAIIRLGVYSLLFQKDTPSAIVIDEAVNLARSFGTDDSFKFVNAILDSIAKTA, encoded by the coding sequence ATGCAAATCGGCAGACGAAGAGGGCGAATTCTTGCATTTCAGGCATTATTTGCTTGGGATTTCGGACAAAGTTCTCCCGAAGAACTTGTTCAATTTGAATGGTTTGAAACAAAAGAGCCTGTTTCGGAAGAAGCGTTTCTTTTTCCGAAAATGCTCTTTCTCGGGACACTTGAACATTTAGAAGAAATCGACACCCATATAAAGAACAATTTACATAACTGGGATTTTGATCGCCTCAATAAAGCGGATAAAGCTATCATACGGTTAGGTGTATACTCTTTATTATTTCAAAAAGATACCCCCTCCGCTATTGTAATTGACGAAGCCGTTAATCTCGCACGATCTTTCGGGACAGACGATTCCTTTAAATTTGTAAATGCCATACTTGACAGTATTGCAAAGACTGCGTAA
- a CDS encoding tetratricopeptide repeat protein: MAKKAQCFLAVLAVFSLSFYFSCKKTNPEEFHQKLEYIDSLIPKKENTRILKDLIKLSKKAKTPSEHLSIVKRQLSFKAIPDALQTLQSGMRKNPEDDSLPAVIISILLREERFADAARYVDYVKYGKYEALGAEASILADVEAKTQNTSPEFWKTAFKKTGFQVFLQNAAIMKAVQGKMKEAFILKDAVSPQGNLKNPYLWTLLAFDQGYFSTVFENLPLTLALADSSTASKQQIKNAKAHILLAADAAYGLNDKERAQAFWQQYIDYFPTQPMDALYNLALTAPTEKESVDALIHCIKINKTYYPATAQYIRAFAKLRNNAKQSDSITSFLENKGFYSLEMEKEYFLSPRFTILPEDLFKEILADKNADIRFHLEAFHYKYIAKKNLNGSSAAMWKLLEQFPQNQTIRNYARWFFMYTEDYGAAFSIEKTDFLPEDNFYAAVAKASRSENAEILLREFAAAMEGANTKKAAIINTAIVFDAMGESDSAVENFIRAAEIAQSSEEKSRLQYRAAEILAKKRLINRAIEMLHHSLELDPKNYSASVLLEKLKAAQ; this comes from the coding sequence ATGGCAAAAAAAGCTCAATGTTTTTTAGCAGTACTGGCAGTTTTTTCACTTTCCTTTTATTTTTCTTGCAAAAAAACAAATCCCGAAGAATTTCATCAAAAACTTGAATATATTGACAGTCTCATTCCAAAAAAAGAAAATACCAGAATTTTAAAAGATCTTATTAAGCTTAGTAAAAAAGCAAAGACGCCATCCGAACATCTAAGTATTGTAAAACGTCAACTTTCTTTTAAAGCTATTCCCGACGCGTTACAAACTCTGCAATCGGGAATGCGAAAAAACCCCGAAGATGATAGCCTGCCGGCAGTAATTATTTCCATTCTTCTAAGGGAAGAAAGATTTGCCGATGCTGCCCGCTATGTGGACTATGTTAAATACGGTAAGTATGAAGCTTTGGGGGCGGAAGCATCCATCCTTGCGGATGTAGAAGCAAAAACGCAAAACACGAGCCCGGAATTTTGGAAAACTGCGTTTAAAAAAACGGGCTTTCAAGTGTTTTTACAAAATGCGGCAATTATGAAAGCGGTTCAAGGCAAAATGAAGGAAGCCTTTATTTTAAAAGATGCCGTTTCACCGCAGGGAAATCTGAAAAACCCTTATCTGTGGACATTGCTTGCCTTTGATCAAGGGTACTTTTCAACTGTATTTGAAAACCTCCCCCTTACTCTTGCACTCGCCGATTCAAGTACCGCAAGTAAGCAACAAATAAAAAATGCAAAAGCTCATATTCTGCTTGCCGCAGATGCAGCCTACGGTCTAAACGACAAAGAGCGCGCTCAAGCCTTTTGGCAACAATATATTGATTATTTCCCCACACAACCGATGGATGCGCTTTATAATTTAGCGCTCACCGCTCCGACAGAAAAAGAGTCCGTTGATGCATTAATCCATTGTATAAAAATTAATAAAACCTATTACCCTGCAACGGCTCAATACATACGTGCTTTTGCAAAACTTCGAAACAACGCAAAACAATCGGATTCAATAACAAGTTTTTTGGAAAATAAAGGATTTTATTCCTTAGAGATGGAAAAAGAATACTTTCTTTCTCCTCGTTTTACTATTCTTCCCGAAGATTTATTTAAAGAGATCCTTGCAGATAAAAATGCGGACATCCGCTTTCATTTAGAAGCTTTTCATTATAAGTATATTGCAAAAAAGAACCTTAACGGAAGCAGCGCCGCTATGTGGAAACTCCTTGAACAATTCCCCCAAAATCAAACAATCAGAAACTATGCTCGATGGTTTTTTATGTACACGGAGGATTACGGCGCTGCATTCAGTATCGAAAAAACCGACTTCCTGCCTGAAGACAACTTTTATGCGGCAGTGGCCAAAGCATCCCGGTCGGAAAACGCCGAAATCCTTTTGCGGGAATTCGCTGCGGCGATGGAAGGGGCAAACACTAAAAAAGCTGCAATCATTAATACCGCAATTGTTTTTGATGCAATGGGAGAATCGGATTCCGCTGTTGAAAACTTTATCCGCGCAGCAGAAATTGCGCAAAGTTCCGAAGAAAAAAGCAGATTACAATATCGAGCAGCGGAAATATTAGCAAAAAAACGATTAATAAATCGTGCCATAGAAATGCTGCATCATTCGCTTGAGCTTGATCCAAAAAATTATTCCGCTTCTGTTTTGTTGGAAAAATTAAAAGCGGCACAGTAG
- a CDS encoding DNA adenine methylase, with amino-acid sequence MFENKTPKAENPRFLTEQIITYIGNKRKLLPYIDKEIENVYHYCGNKKLVSADIFSGSGIVSRLLKQRSKELYVNNLELYSAIINRCYLSNYSDFNRTAYEKAFLFLQDKLNTEMVHGIITENYAPQNNQMIQSGERVFYTVENAGIIDTLRINIEKINPALKDYFLAPLLYQASVQVNTGGIFKGFYKNPQTGIVCFGGAGQHALKRITKPICILKPVFSNYACETKISQQDANTLIHSLPELDFLYIDPPYNQHPYGSNYFMLNIIAENKITAPLSRVSGIPNNWNRSGYNKRQSAPQHLASLIAAAQAKFILVSYNSEGFIAFDDMKQLLETYGKVNIIRIPYTAYRASRNLKNRNIHLHEYLFKLEKT; translated from the coding sequence ATGTTTGAAAACAAAACGCCAAAAGCGGAAAACCCCAGATTTTTAACCGAACAAATTATTACCTACATCGGGAACAAGCGGAAACTATTGCCTTATATCGATAAAGAAATAGAAAATGTTTATCACTACTGTGGAAATAAAAAGCTTGTTTCCGCCGATATTTTTTCAGGTTCCGGCATTGTCAGCCGCCTGCTAAAACAGCGGAGCAAAGAACTCTATGTAAATAATTTGGAGCTGTATTCCGCTATCATAAATCGATGCTATCTAAGTAACTATTCTGATTTTAACCGCACCGCATATGAAAAAGCATTTCTATTTCTGCAAGATAAATTGAACACCGAAATGGTACATGGAATTATTACCGAAAATTATGCGCCGCAAAACAATCAGATGATACAATCGGGAGAACGTGTTTTTTACACTGTTGAAAATGCAGGTATTATCGATACTCTTCGCATAAATATAGAAAAGATTAATCCCGCATTAAAAGACTATTTTTTAGCCCCCCTTTTATATCAAGCATCGGTGCAGGTAAACACGGGAGGTATTTTTAAAGGGTTTTATAAGAATCCGCAAACCGGCATCGTCTGTTTCGGCGGTGCGGGGCAACATGCCCTCAAGCGAATTACCAAACCGATCTGCATCCTTAAGCCCGTGTTCAGTAATTACGCATGCGAAACAAAAATCTCTCAGCAAGATGCAAACACACTCATACATTCACTGCCGGAGCTGGATTTCCTGTACATCGACCCGCCGTATAATCAGCATCCCTATGGCTCAAATTATTTTATGCTGAACATTATTGCCGAAAACAAAATTACCGCTCCGCTCAGCCGAGTTTCGGGCATTCCAAACAACTGGAACCGCTCGGGCTACAATAAACGTCAAAGCGCTCCGCAACATCTTGCCTCCCTTATCGCTGCCGCACAGGCAAAATTTATTCTGGTAAGCTATAACTCCGAAGGCTTTATCGCTTTTGACGATATGAAACAATTATTGGAAACTTACGGCAAGGTGAATATTATCCGAATACCATATACCGCCTATCGCGCATCCCGCAATTTAAAAAACAGAAACATTCACCTCCACGAGTATCTTTTCAAATTGGAAAAGACATAA
- a CDS encoding DUF308 domain-containing protein, with the protein MNKNSSLSFFILAVFYLILGILCVSKPETINIIIVTCIGIAIILFGVYQLIRWLYYKGNISGGRINLVSAGILIAAGIFFLLQPKFILAIVGIIFGLFLFTQGILNLSQAIKAKQNQFAYWWIFLCFAILAISFGVYSILNPTEISSFSAVIIGIGFIISGISDIFLLLAYK; encoded by the coding sequence ATGAATAAAAATTCTTCTCTTTCATTTTTTATTTTAGCGGTTTTTTATCTAATTTTAGGTATTCTTTGTGTATCAAAACCGGAAACAATAAATATTATTATTGTAACCTGTATCGGAATCGCCATAATTCTATTTGGTGTTTACCAGTTGATACGCTGGTTGTACTACAAAGGAAATATAAGCGGCGGAAGGATCAATCTGGTAAGTGCCGGTATTTTAATTGCCGCCGGGATATTTTTTTTATTACAACCGAAATTTATTCTTGCAATAGTTGGTATTATTTTCGGACTTTTTCTTTTTACGCAAGGCATACTTAATTTGAGTCAAGCAATTAAAGCAAAACAAAATCAATTTGCCTATTGGTGGATTTTTTTATGCTTTGCAATACTGGCCATTTCGTTTGGAGTATATTCAATTTTAAACCCAACCGAAATTTCATCTTTTTCCGCTGTTATCATCGGAATCGGGTTCATTATAAGCGGAATCAGCGATATCTTTTTATTACTTGCATATAAATAA